The Bacteroidota bacterium genomic interval CCGGAGCGCTTCGACGCCAGCGGTCGCAGCCCCGTCGTCTACAACCCCGCGTTCGACCTCTCCTACGAAGCGTTCGTGCGCGGCGACACGCTCTACCAACGCGAGTTCCGCCGCGACCCCGACGGGACGCTCTCCCACGAACTGACCTACGCCGCGAGCCACGTGATCGGCTCCGGCCACGCCACGCGCTCCTACTTGATGACCGTCGAGACGGCAGACGGCGGCTATCTGACGGAGATGCCGCTCACGTGGTACGTCGACCGCAGCCTGTGGGCGATGAGCCCCGGCTACACCAACCTCAACCACCGCTTCAACCGCGCTATCACGGAGGAGTGCATCGCCTGCCACGCGGGGGTGCCCGATGCCACGGCGTTCTCGGTCAACCACTTCGTCGAGACCGACGGTGGCATCTCGTGCGAGCGCTGCCACGGGCCCGCCTCGGCGCATGTCGCCGCCTGGCAGGCCGACCCGGACGGGCAGGCCGACGGCCCCGATCCGACCATCGTCAACCCCGCGCACCTGAGCATCGACCTGCAACTCGATGTCTGCCAGCAATGTCACCTCGAAGGCACGACCGTCTTCCAGCCGGGCGAGACGCCGCTGAGCTACGTCCCCGGTGCGCCGCTGCGCGCCCACCGGACCGTCTTCGCCACCGAGAGCAGCCTCGACGAGCCCGAGTCGTTCGGCGTGGCCTCGCACGTGGTGCGGATGCGCCTGAGTGCGTGCTTCGAGGAAACGCAGGGCACGCCCGATGCAATGACGTGCACGACGTGCCACGACCCGCACCGCCCCGAGGAAGCGCTCCCGGCCGACCACTACAACATCACGTGCCGCTCGTGCCACGGCGCGGAGGCACACGAGGCCGCCTGCTCCCGCCCCGACATCGACGCGGACGCCTCCGACGCACGCGTGATGGCCGCGCAAGGCGACTGCGTAAGCTGCCACCTGCAGAAGGCCGGCACGTCGGACATCCCGCACGTCACGTTCACCGACCACTGGATCCGCCGCGAGCTGCCCGAGGCGCGCGCGAGCGTCGAGACGGCGCTCCTCCGCCCGACCCGCACGACGCCGTTCCGCCTCGTCGATGTGACCGCTGCCGACCGGGGCGACGCGCCTGCCGCATCCGCGACTACGGAGGCCGACCCGAACGACAATGGCCGCGGACTGATCGACAGCGGCCTGGCCACGTTCCAGTTCTACGAGACGACGCACGGGCTCCCGGCCTACCTCCCCGGCATCGTGGACCAGCTGCGGCGCGGGCTCGCCCTCGGCGGCGCCCACCCCGACGCGCGTGTCACGCTGGGCCGTGCCCTTGCCGCGATGGACTCCACCGAGGTGGCGCTCGCTGTGCTGAGCGAGGCCGCTTCCACCACCCCCGACTATGCCTGGGCGCACTTCTGGCGCGGCCACACCCTGCACGCCACCGGCCGCTCAGCGGAAGCCGTCGCCGCGCTCGACCAGGCTGTGGCGCTCGCGCCGAAGCTGGTCGAGGCACACCTCAAGCGCGGCGAGGCGCTCAACGCGACCGGCCGCCCCACGGACGCCATCGCCGCCTGGCGGGTCGGCCTCGCACTTGACCCCGAGCACCATCCGGACGGCTGGAACAACCTCGGCTTCGCGCTCCTCCAACAGCAGGACATTGCCGGCGCCGAGACGGCGCTCCGTCGTGCCGTCGCGCTCGACCCTGACTTCGCCGTCGCGCGCGTCAACCTCGGCACGGTGCACCTGATCGCAGCCCAGCAAGACCCGGCGCGCCTCGCCGCCGCCGCGGAGCAGTTCGAGCGGGCGCTCACCGCCGACGCGACCTACGCGCCTGCGCTCGGCAACCTCGGCGTGCTCCGCGCCCAGCAAGGTCGCACCGCCGAGGCGCGCCGCCTCTTCGAACGCCTCCTCGCCCTCGACCCGACTGACCAACGCGCCCGTGCCTACCTCCAGCAACTCAACTAGACGCTCGGCTCTCGGCTCTCGGCTCTCGGCTCTCGGCGCCCGATGCTGGGTCGCCGCGCTGGTGCTCTGGGTGGGGTGCAGCGGTGGGATAGACGGGATCATCGTCGACCTCGACAAGGCTAACGAGGACGTGCTGCTGGCCTTCTACTTCGGCAGCTACGTTGGGCCGGGCGGCGGCGACCCGCTCGAGGCCGGGCTGCTCGGGCGCGAGGGCAACGCCGTGACGCTCAACATGGACGCGCTACCGGCGCCGACGCGCGGCGCGTTTGCCAGCGCTGCCGAAGACGGACGCATCGACTGGGACGAAGCGAAGGCCGCGTTTCAGGCGACCTATGCCGAGGCGCGCGCCGTCCCTGCCTCGCTGTCTGACTTTCAGAGCGCGGTGCCCTACCTCGACGCGTCCGGCCGTGCTGCCGACGGCTGGTACTCGGTCGAGATCGACGGCGTGATGACGAGCGCGCGGCGGCGGGTCTATGTCGAAAAGGGCGCACTCCGCCAGGCCCTCCGCGACTTCGATGCGAACGGCGAGCGCATTGTCTACCCGCCCGGCACGGCGCTTATTGGAGAGCACTGGCTGGACGGCGAGCGCGCCGAGGTGACCATCAAGCAGAAGCGTGCCGATGGCTTCTGGGACTTCCTCGTCTACGACGCCGCAGGCACCCTCGCCGACGGCACCTCGACTCCGCCGCGCGACCTCGCGGCCCCGACGCAGTGCGTGGGGTGCCACCTCGGCACCAAGCTCCACGAGCCCGAGAAGAGCTTCCCGGCCGAGGCTCCCGACGGCCCGCACGGCCCACGCGCGATCTACATCGACGAGGCTACCCGTGACGCCGAGGAGACGCGCGCCGTGACCGAGCGCTTCGCCGAGCACCGCACCCGCTCGGACTCCGTGCTCGGCCTCTACGCCACGCTCTTCGTCGCCGACCTGCTTGCCGACCGCCGCGCCGGGCGCGCCCTCGATGCAGAAGACGAGGCGACGCTGGCCGCGCTCGGCTACTGACCGGCGCTGGCTGTTAGCTTCGAGGCCCACCCCACCCCACCCGCCCTGCCGTGTCCGCTGCCCACTCGCCCGTTCCGATCCGCACGTCTGGCCTGGCGACGGTACGACTGACCAACGCCGTCTTCTTCGCCCACCACGGCGTGATGCCCGAGGAGCACCGCATCGGCGGGCGCTTCGAGGTAGACGTGGCGATGGACCTCGACATCACGTACGCCGCCCAACACGACGACCTCGACCAGACGGTCAACTACGAGCGCGTCTACGAGCGCATCCGCGGCGTGATCGCGGGCGAGAAGGT includes:
- a CDS encoding tetratricopeptide repeat protein, which gives rise to MPPLVRFARRRTRPSSTARGAVWLSAAVVWVSVLVIGCTSPSAPPPVSAATYVGDASCASCHGDIAAPYAQTNKAHALTRFDPATAPERFDASGRSPVVYNPAFDLSYEAFVRGDTLYQREFRRDPDGTLSHELTYAASHVIGSGHATRSYLMTVETADGGYLTEMPLTWYVDRSLWAMSPGYTNLNHRFNRAITEECIACHAGVPDATAFSVNHFVETDGGISCERCHGPASAHVAAWQADPDGQADGPDPTIVNPAHLSIDLQLDVCQQCHLEGTTVFQPGETPLSYVPGAPLRAHRTVFATESSLDEPESFGVASHVVRMRLSACFEETQGTPDAMTCTTCHDPHRPEEALPADHYNITCRSCHGAEAHEAACSRPDIDADASDARVMAAQGDCVSCHLQKAGTSDIPHVTFTDHWIRRELPEARASVETALLRPTRTTPFRLVDVTAADRGDAPAASATTEADPNDNGRGLIDSGLATFQFYETTHGLPAYLPGIVDQLRRGLALGGAHPDARVTLGRALAAMDSTEVALAVLSEAASTTPDYAWAHFWRGHTLHATGRSAEAVAALDQAVALAPKLVEAHLKRGEALNATGRPTDAIAAWRVGLALDPEHHPDGWNNLGFALLQQQDIAGAETALRRAVALDPDFAVARVNLGTVHLIAAQQDPARLAAAAEQFERALTADATYAPALGNLGVLRAQQGRTAEARRLFERLLALDPTDQRARAYLQQLN
- the folB gene encoding dihydroneopterin aldolase, with the translated sequence MSAAHSPVPIRTSGLATVRLTNAVFFAHHGVMPEEHRIGGRFEVDVAMDLDITYAAQHDDLDQTVNYERVYERIRGVIAGEKVYLIERLAYLIAQAVLGDHPQVARVEVLVRKPNPPVGGPCDAAEAVYRAERA